The nucleotide window tttattataaaactacCTGATTTTTACTTACTTGTTGACCCTTTTGGGGAGTCCGTTGACACAGTCGCTGTCCTTGATGTGGCCTGTGCCTGGTTCTGTAAGAGTCGAGAAGTTGAAGCCATGCTAGTGCTCCTGCATAAAACCAAGTTCATAAAATCCCATGTTTCCAAATCTATGTACATAACTGAACTGAAGGTGTGATGCTTTTCGATCTTTACAGTCGACGTATGATTATGGAAAGCCTAAAGATAAATGCCTGAACATTCATCCTCTTTTTTTCGAAATGTTCCATGAACAATTATCACATTCAAAGCATTCTCTTACTGTCAACAAAGCACCTCTGTTTCATTTCGAAAGAAAAATAGATTCTCTTTTGGGAGATGATACAGATGACTGGACATTTTATGTAAGAAAATCTCAAGGAAGCTCAGAAAACACTAGAAGTACGCTATTCACTTCCGCAATTTATTTGATAGCTTTGTGCCTTGATCTGTTTCGCCATCAGGTTCTTCTCCCACTGAAAGAGCACCATCAGAAATGTCACTTAATCTATCCTCACAGCCTCCTTCTCCAAATCGAAATATCTTAGCATCTGCAAATGACATATCCTGACCTGTGTCCCTTTCAGAAAGTTTTGATTGCTGGGAACCAGCTTCAGAATGCCTGTCACTGTGCTCTGGATTGCTTTCCTGATAAGAAACTGTCTCATTTCCCATGCTTTTCCTGATCGATGGTTTTTGGGTTCTATGAGGATTAACACCTGAAAAATCATCGCTTGCAGAGGAATTCCCATACCTCAGTGAGCCAGGATACTCGTTTTTGACAACTTTAAGTAATTCCaacttctcaatttcatcatcttttttggCAATCGTGTCTTTGAGAGATGCCACCTGCATATATAGTCTTGTTAAATGGAACGAGCATGCTAGTGAAATCTCGTAGAAACTAAAAACTCTACTCCTGAATTCATCCCCGCCTTGTCTGGGATGAAGGATGAAATGAAGAATAAGGCTATTTTGgtacaaaattcattcaaccattaatTTCTAAACATGTATCTCGAGAGCAATATTACTTCTGAATGTTCTTCCCGGGAATTCAAAGTTCTTTGGGCACCTTTTACGATAAGTGACCCAAGAAATGATGAAATCTATTTAAACCAAGTTTCGCATCAGTTAATCAGCttattatttcataatattgatatttttttatatataatatagtgTAGAATGAAAAAAACACTCGTCCGAAGAACCAAACTCGTTCCAGATCGTACCTTACAAATCCCAGAAGTAATAAAAACTTCCtgtttaatgttattttagaaATTCATTAGAGAGACAGTTGTAATTGATTATTAACTTCatatatttcatgtttattgttgttcttGGTTtccccttctcttttctttctctatgcCTCAATTTTCTCTTCGTCACACACCCTATCTATTGCCAAGAATGGATGAAAACTGATTTTGCTTGTAAGCTCATGCCTTCCCATCAAAATACAAGTAGAATGAATGCTGGTAACTGAATGAATTGAGTTCCTAACTTCCATCCAGAAACCTGATCTAATGAaggaatcttaaaaaaaaaaaaccaaaagtagCTCGGTCATTTATGGTAGACTATGACTGTGAACTTGCTTCAATGTAATTATTCGTTTGTCATTCTATATATGAAGTGTTTGCCTTGCAGCTTACTTGCAGGGgtagaatgatatttttaataaaatctataaGTTATTTGCAAATTTATTGGGAACAATttaatagtttatattttttatatatagttaaattatataaatgcccttaaaaggaaaaaaaataaaaaaataaaaaatgaaaggctAAGAGGgtttttgcataattttttttttacaaatagtACAATTACTTCATTATGCTTAaagtcaagaaaattaaaagatcagtcaaagggtattttaatatttttctcgtagtttttttttgttatactcTATTTAAATTAGGGGCAAATtagtatatttataaataaaaatataaaaaaaaagacaaattgtTAGCGTGTGCGAGACACACACCAGCGAGGGAACACCGCCCGCGCCTTTCGAGCGATGCGGTGTTGTCATTCGGCAACTAAAATTTCCCAATCGGCAAGTCGTTTGAAGCATTTAATGGAGGCGAAACTAATAAGGAAACGCGTGTTACTCAAATCATGACGGTCTAGCGGCAGTTACCTTTTTTTCTCCTCATATTTTATCTCTCAACTCCTTAAAATTTATGCTAGGTCAGCCAAAAATTATGGTCGTCCTCTCATTTATTATGTCTTGCAATTattatccttttttcttttgattagtatttctttgttttggattcttttttaaattgttttttgttcaatttcatccatatgtaattaattttgttttgttttatatcaaatataatactcattttattgattattgtttttttatccttttcttgagttttttttgattttgtccctcaacattttatttcatgttttttctaaattgaatcctcatttttttaattgctctttttttaatttatttttttcttttaattaatccctcaacattttatttcatttatttttttaatccaattttgttcctcattatttttatttttttatcattttcttaatttattttttctttcaattttgtccctcaactttttatttaatttgttttttattcaattttggtccttattcttttaatttctcttttttaattttattttttaattaagtcccttattattttctttcgtTAGTTTTATtccaaatttgatccttattgttttgattattattagtttctttaaaaaaaaacttttatggttaagaatttgttcaagattttatttttgtcctcTATAGAGTCATCTCAATCTCATAACTATAGTTACtggttttgaaaattaacccaatttaaatttgattttttttaattttattctttgacaCTAAGTTATTGAGccttgagcttttttttttttccttttctttcctctaGCATTATCCTGGTTCGTGAATTAGTTAAGTTAACACAAgttgatttggatttttttcagtgtttttaaatttttttttaatttcatcttttgacaTCAAGCTATTTAGTCTTgagatttcttatttttatgttgttcctttctataaggttatcccgGATCATAAGTTTATTAGGTTAACTCAACGtgactcaggtttttttatttatttagctttgatcttttttttaggtcatttaaaaaaaaattcttatttcaatctcatgttatttttatgttttttttagttttatacatCGAAATTAGCTTTGTTGGGCcttgaactttttattttttagattgtagGTTAattaagttaactcgagttcatttaaattattgttttttaaatattttttttatattagaaaaaaattatcatgcccACAGCAtagcacaaaaaataaaatctagtaTATTCTATATAACATCAGTGAAACGAACCTGGTCCATTAATTCCCTAGCATCTCTGCCCTCCTTGCTGCTTCGTGCTGCACCTAGCTCAACACCAGAGACCCTCTCTGCAAACTTCAGAGTGCTTATAGTTTCTGAATATGAAATGACATCAGGATTGAGCTGTACAAACATAAGCGTCTTTGCTTGACCTCCTGTAACGTGGAAAAGGTAGAAAATATACATTTACATCAAGTCTAAACATAGTTTAGTTTGCCCTAACTTCTCGAGAAAGGTTACCAGCATATTGAACTAGAAAACAACTTCAAGCCAGTTTGTGATAAGAAGGGAACATAAAAAAGAACTACCTAAACAGCTTTGCAGTAGTTGAGTGAGCTTGCTGTTTCTGTATGGTACATGAGAATTCTTTTGTGCCAGAGCGAATATAACATCCCCAAGGGCAGATAATGATCTGTTTATATGTTGTGCTTCTCTGAGTCTATCTCCAGTTGCCTCAGAGCGATCTACCCTTTCGCTGCCTGCTAGATCCACCAAATGAAGATTACCATGTAAAGCAGCCCCAGAATGCAAATCCTTTCCACGAACATGGATACTGACAACACTGTGTTAcagaaacaaatcaaaatcacaGCTAGATTTAAGATAAACGTAACGTGGAGGTGAGAATAGGATGAAATATTGACTGTAAGTACCTGTGAGAGCGGCTGCTTCTTTCATTCATGGAAGTAGCCCCAACAGCTCTGTTTCTTAGTCCAATATCCATTAATTCTAAAACGTCTGAAGTTGATGTAACAGGATGCATGCTAGCATCTGGTACAGCCAAACCATTGGTTTGGACAGTAGACTTAATCCCAAGGGTGTGCAAATCAAGGGAAACAGAACAACGACAGAGAGAGAGTGCCTcatgttttttatgaaagagataaaaaccaaactaaatggTAACGATCTGGGTGATATGTTGATAAGAACACTCTCACCTAATATAAAAGGATATTTTTTCTGAGAACCATCGATCAACAGTAAATCGTGCACTTGTTCGTTATATATTTCAACCATCTGAACCTGAATCTCATAGTTAAAGGAGCCTCCTCTGCTCTGAGAAATTTTGAAAAGGTCATTTAGAGCCCGATAATTAACCCCCCAATCCTCCTCAGATGCTCCATTTGGACCAGTCTGGAATAGAAGGTCAAGTTGAATCAGCATTGCAAGAGAACATCACTGCATGAAAATGAAACTAAACACATACCATTGTGTAAGTTTTTCCTGAACCAGTTTGTCCATAAGCAAATATACACACGCTATATCCATCCAGTACAGAGCGTATCAATGGTTGAGTGTCTGAATATACCTCCGCTGCCAATATCCAGGGCAGATAGCATGTTAGGGATGACAAGAATTTACATCCACCGTCATGCCAGCAGAAAGTACAAGCATAAAAACAATACAGCATGCTCAAGTAAGCCCTATCCGAATTGAAAAGGATGTAGAGCTGAAAACCTTGAGTAGAATCTGGACCAAAGACCTTATTGAACTTAAAATTGCGACGTCTATCTTTCCCTTGTTTGGAGGGATTCACAACAGCCACCTCTCCATTTTCACCTATATATTCTACCGCTGTTTGTTTTGCAACCTGCCCTGGAAGAAATGGCCTTACACGGCAATAAACTCTGATGTTTCCTGTGAAACAAAATGGAAGAGTTACACATTCAAGGATTGCACACATGTGTAAACCTTGTACAGAAAATGCTAGCAGCGGCACCTTTTAATTCCTGAAGCTCATTGAACATCCTCCTATTTTCAGCAACGACAAAGTGATAGTCCCCGGTTGCATCGATTAATGCTTTTAACTTCACTTCTGAGcaagatcaaaattaaatattcaaaaactaACTATCACTGATTGCGTAAATTGACAAACTATACTGCAAACCTACCAACCTAAGCCATTGAATTCCTCTGTGTAGCTTTTATGTACTTCTAAAATTTCTTGCTTGATGGACTTGCAGGAAAACCTCATTCCCTGAACATTTTTATAAATTCCGTCAGATTCGTAGTTAGAATGATGCTAGGCTAAAAGTCTACATGGTGGTATTATACCTGCAGGGCACCAAATTGAAACTCAACAAAGCCCTTAAAAATGTCCTCTTTCTCGTTGAACGTCTCAGATTTTGACTCTGAATATGCCGAAAGCACTTTCACTTGGTTCCTGGAATCTTCTAAGTGGAGTTCAAGCTCTTTTAATCTCTCCTCAAGGTCTGCTTTAGCACCCTTGGCCTCTGCTTCCATTTGCAAGTGACGTAGTTCATGCGTCTCTTTCACTAATTCTAATTCTTGTTTCAAGGTTGAAAGATCAAGGTCTCTTTGCTCCCTCTCTATGATCAACTTAGCTACATGCTCCTCTTCAAGTCTCTTCTCTCCTTCCATTTTGGACTTCTCAATCTGTAATCAGAAAACAAAATCCCgttatatatgaatattatgaaGAACATCCACACAACAAGTACAAGGAAacgatttctttttattttcttatttagatAGTGAAATTCTCTCATCCTAAAAATTCCTAAACTAgccaacaaaaatgaaaaaaaaaaacgaaacaaaCCACAAATAGCATATATTTTATGTAGTCCGTCTAACGGCATAAAGTAGTAAACAAAAAGAGAGCTACCACAAAAGAGATTGAGAAGATAGTATTTGAGAAGATAGCAGAAAAATAGTTCCAAAAGGAGTCCAAAATACAAGAGTTCCAGTGAGCATTTTTAGGTGTAAACATCTTAAgagttgttttttcttctctgtgAAACATACCTTTAAATGTTGAAGCTGGTCCTTAACAGCCTgcaaaagtattaatatcagAATAACTGGTATAAACCCACGTTTAGGAGAGTTTTATACCACTCATATTGTCtggaataagttttttttttccatacccCTCTTTCTTCACCAGTACCGGAAGCAAGGGCCTCAAGAACTCTGATCCTTGACTGGTACTTCTCCTCACGAGCTTTGAATAGATTATTTTGCTGATGACAGAGAAGCATAAAGATGTTGCCATTGGTACAGTCAATCCTAGgagaaacaattcaaaattaagAAATCCAAAATGATTCTTACAGTTCTTAAGTGCTCTGCTTGAGTTGATATACGTCGTTCAATCTCTTGGAAAACTTTTCTCAACAGACAGGCCACACGCTGTGCAACAAAAGGAATGGTAAAAGTGGatgtatgcatgcatgcacGTACACATTGCAGTTGCAGAGATACATAGATACAGAAACATATTCAATGCATGATGTTATTCCAATATATCGTCCTATTACATACATGTGGTATTTCGTAACTCTTTCTTTCAATGCTTTCATCCAATATTCCGTTCACAACACTCAAAAGTGACTGAGTTGGTGAATTCTGCATGCGAGATGTTGAAATGTCATTAACAAGGGCTCAGAAAGAAAACATCATAGAGAAAACTCTAGCATAAGAAAACATGGATGTCCATTGAGATTATACAAATGAAAACTAACATCCAAACtgtttgatttcatcatttcagAAATTTTTGCAGCAGAAAGATCTGAGAAGCGGCCTTGTTTCAGTTGAAACACCTCATGGAATTTATGTCCAACATGGTGCATGGATGCAGCTGACGGCTCTGTGGACAAGAGAAAAACAGTAAAGATGGaccatttaaatttaaataacagCACATAAGACTTGGTAGACATAAAAGAACGATAATTTATCAGCATTTTAGCCATACATGCATTAGAGGACAGTAGCGTGCTATTTTCATATAACATAAGATCAGCTTGAAAATTGCTTTGGTACGGCATTACACTCTTCATGCCCAGCCGTTTTAAGCCATTCTATGTGCATATATCTCAATCAAGGGAGAGGGGAAACCATACCTGGCATAACAGGACTTACCTAAAGCATGTTGAGATTTAGACTCTGGGGAAAACTTCCGCTTTTCTTCCCCAAATGTTGGAGAAAAATGGCCATTGGAAGATGCATCCCCTCGAGGACTGCCAAATCTAGTAATCCCACTTGTGGGTGAGAGATTCCCTCCCAAATATGCAAATTGTGCTCGAAGTGTTGAAAGGCAATCCATAACATTCTTCATGGATCCCTACAGATTTGAAACACAGTGGAtggagagacagagagagagaagctggaagaataataaaaaacttgatatgCGCAGACCAACAAGTGACATAGATTGGCTCTAGTTGACAGCAATATCATTGTAAACCAAAATTCTGGTGATGCATGCAAgctgataaaataataaacattttgGTAGCAGGAAAGCATAATTATAAACTTGCTTCTAACTTAGCGATCAAATGTTCTTatgcataaaattaatttatgtggAACAATAAAGCAAACCAACATTGGATTACCGTCTCCAGGTCCGACAGTTCGAACTTGAGAATTCCCAGCTCATCCATGCATGCCAGAAACTTCTTAACATTTTCTGAGCGAGAATTACCTTCCTAAAATAGAAAATGCACTATCAAATCAACTAACCAAATGCCTAATCATAAGTAACTCAAACATAAATACCATAACAAATAAGCAACCTTGTACGAAAAACCAGGTCTAAGCCTATTTAAAATCTGTAGTAGAACAGTCCCATCAATCAAACAGGTCCTCAACTGCTCGGATGAGGCTTTTACTGGAAAATTTAAACTAGGAACAGTACTATTCATCCACTCCACCAATATCGCTCGCTGATTGGCTTGAGACGGAAAAAAGGGAAGGGAAAAGGAATAAGAAATTCTTCAGATGACTAAAAAACAACTGcagataaaaggaaaataagatTTTCACTTACCTTCAATGTCTTTGTTATAAATTACAGTAGGGTCGAAAACTTCCGAACCACCAGATATCCTTGAGCTATTGACTCTCCTGTATTGAGCTATGAGGTGATCCGAGGCTGAATTCATCGTTTACCTTTGAAGTCGATTATCAAAGCATGGCGTATGTATAATTCCACACAAATTCCCAAAGCAATCCTGAAAAGTGGTTAAATACAGCAACCATGAGACTGATTTATCTAAATGATAAGGAAACACACAATAATGCATTAGAACTCTAGGCATTTTTCCTGAATAATGTGAAATTACTTTACAGGAACTTAAATAAACTGACAAAAGAAAAATCCCGTCAACCATGAGAAGAAATTGCAAATCTGCAATGCAATTTAATATCATCAAATCAAACAGAGTATTGCATAGGAGTTTTAGCTATAAGAACTAATATATGCAGACACTACGATAGCAGAGATTATTTCCACATTCAGGACTCATTTCAGCATTGGGAGAAAATTGGGAGAGTTAATATAGCAGGACAAGCTTCAGATTATGAATTTACTCATTAAAACTATACTCTAAGACCTCCAAGGAAATTGATTACCCGAGAAATTCACAACAAAACGAAGATAtcaaatccatgcaatatgagCCAGAATCATCCCCCATTGAAAATCTTAGCTAAGAATTTGAAGCAGACATAAATACAAATCAGGATtgctataaaaaagaaaaaagaggggaaACAAACTGAATTACTTCATATATATAGGATGGATGAGCTAAAAGATCATGCTTTATACGGAACTAAAACAAACTGACAGCACAACGCAGGTAGATTCAATAAACAATTGACATGCAATGCGATCATCAAACAAGCAAACATCCAAATAATAGAttcactaataaaaaagaaaaaggaaaagaagccACCTGATAGAGACATAGAGACGTGAAGGTAACAATGCACACGTTGTAGTTTAAGGAGACTTGCATGTAACTTGGTCATGTCACGAGACAACAAAAGTACAAGAATAAGTATTAAATTACATTagattttctttgttcttttttctttcttgatcgAACTTTCTCTTcatctccttttgttttgtttatgttaatCAAATGATTGTGATTCGCTTGGTATCCCAATGCAAATGAGACAGACAATGCGTAAAAAGAGGAGTGTGACTCTACCTATTCTTTTCGTGTGGTGTTCATTGAAATGTGGAGAGTGGTCTTTTCTGTTCAATGGCTTTCAATTTTTGAACATTTTTCTAAGTCTCTAATCTTTTGCTAATCAAAATCTTCTCTCAAAACTCTTACACCGCGGAACACTCAGAGCTCAATTCTTTGTACTTTGACCACTCAGCTAGCACTACTTGCTCTTCTTCCCACATCCCTATTTActtgcatttatttttcttaatcggTGAACAATTGATTATATAAGTCACGACAATAAAAGcttgcttttatattttcaaagtgttttaaaaaaaaattcaagtttttttatttttttcttcattttaaattatttttttagtgttttcatattgatttgatatgttgacgtcaaaaataaattttaaaaaataaaaaaatatatattattttaatttatttctaagcaaaaaacactttgaaaagtaacatCTACTGTATTACCAAACACGATTTGACTCTTGATATCTCGACCAATCTACTTATTAGTAGAATCTTATTTATACTCAAAAGCCCTTAcacaaactttttattttttaataactttgtgattttatataggtaatttaagtttaattttttttctatttataactTGTTTTGAAGACAATTGTTTAACATATTCTAAtccaatataaaaattttatatatttattggagGCATGATCTCAACAATAAAGGATATACACTTACATTATTGTAAGGACCGATGCTTGCATTAGTCTTAGTGCAAATAATGCTTGCATGTTTTTATTCTAATTGGGtcacttgatatatatatattactttccaatttaatttattggacTGCAAAGAACAATTCACAGTTGCTAGATTGAACGATGAAGCAGAATATTATGGCTTGAACATTAATGCAGCTAAAAGAACATGGCTTTCTTACTTTCTTCGAGAAGTTGGCATTCATTTGTCACATCTATATGTGATAATATTgttgtaattttgtttaaaatgattgttaattgaaatatttgaCATCATATTAAAAATGGAGTACAatcattttttacattaaagctttattaaaatttaatctctaacagaaactctttaatataaaatattaatatgatataaacaaattatatgtaaataaaaaattaatctcaaaaaaTCATTCGTTAATatactttgaagaaattcataACCTTCTAGGATCTATtccatatggaaaaaaaaataagtgtttttaGTGGTTTATTTAGATAAATGTAAAAAGCTAAAATTGGACTCAATTAATTGCCCCAAGTTGCTAAGGGTTTAAGTTAATTTTGAACTTCtagtttatcttttttattgatgaatctTATAGCCAAATATAGAATGCTATTttcatcatatatatttttctgaATTTATATCTTATA belongs to Populus nigra chromosome 18, ddPopNigr1.1, whole genome shotgun sequence and includes:
- the LOC133677912 gene encoding kinesin-like protein KIN-14K, encoding MNSASDHLIAQYRRVNSSRISGGSEVFDPTVIYNKDIEANQRAILVEWMNSTVPSLNFPVKASSEQLRTCLIDGTVLLQILNRLRPGFSYKEGNSRSENVKKFLACMDELGILKFELSDLETGSMKNVMDCLSTLRAQFAYLGGNLSPTSGITRFGSPRGDASSNGHFSPTFGEEKRKFSPESKSQHALEPSAASMHHVGHKFHEVFQLKQGRFSDLSAAKISEMMKSNSLDNSPTQSLLSVVNGILDESIERKSYEIPHRVACLLRKVFQEIERRISTQAEHLRTQNNLFKAREEKYQSRIRVLEALASGTGEERGAVKDQLQHLKIEKSKMEGEKRLEEEHVAKLIIEREQRDLDLSTLKQELELVKETHELRHLQMEAEAKGAKADLEERLKELELHLEDSRNQVKVLSAYSESKSETFNEKEDIFKGFVEFQFGALQGMRFSCKSIKQEILEVHKSYTEEFNGLEVKLKALIDATGDYHFVVAENRRMFNELQELKGNIRVYCRVRPFLPGQVAKQTAVEYIGENGEVAVVNPSKQGKDRRRNFKFNKVFGPDSTQAEVYSDTQPLIRSVLDGYSVCIFAYGQTGSGKTYTMTGPNGASEEDWGVNYRALNDLFKISQSRGGSFNYEIQVQMVEIYNEQVHDLLLIDGSQKKYPFILDASMHPVTSTSDVLELMDIGLRNRAVGATSMNERSSRSHSVVSIHVRGKDLHSGAALHGNLHLVDLAGSERVDRSEATGDRLREAQHINRSLSALGDVIFALAQKNSHVPYRNSKLTQLLQSCLGGQAKTLMFVQLNPDVISYSETISTLKFAERVSGVELGAARSSKEGRDARELMDQVRFTDVI